A region of Plasmodium falciparum 3D7 genome assembly, chromosome: 12 DNA encodes the following proteins:
- a CDS encoding cytochrome b5, putative, with translation MVVKKLKVIDDKELKKLKTESKSCIVINDLIYDVSSFYEHPGGYDLFKEYEGLDATDAFNSIGHSENAKNLMNSFLIGIKKNSKEYKKKEKTKIIENKIEYINYSDEEIKKEEKEPQESKPKENKPTLIKKEDKTNYPVVAGIIILFGVAYYFLFLK, from the exons ATGGTTGTTAAGAAATTAAAAGTAATAGAtgataaagaattaaaaaaacttAAAACCGAATCAAAAAGTTGTATTGTAATTaatgatttaatatatgatgtGAGTTCATTTTATGAACATCCAGGTGGATATGATCTGTTTAAAGAATATGAAg gTCTTGATGCGACCGATGCATTTAATTCTATTGGACATTCTGAGAACGCCAAAAATTTAATGAACAGTTTTTTGATtggaataaagaaaaattcaaaggaatataaaaaaaaagaaaaaacaaaaattattgaaaataagatagaatatataaattattctgatgaggaaataaaaaaggaagaaaaggAACCTCAAGAAAGCAAACCTAAAGAAAACAAACCTACACtg attaaaaaagaagataaaaCTAACTACCCTGTTGTGGCTGGaattattatcctttttggtgttgcatattattttttgttcttgaaataa
- a CDS encoding CG2-related protein, putative, whose protein sequence is MNTKNDCALLHICDDIFLNLIKYFSINETIKLKLVNKNIYEYLKDEKVYQLNTCLNLNNYIKFVKFVKSEKFSAFLLSILNDEKNIYDSPYYVKRNAQYGINKKQLVPKGKGFLQKIILKGEFLRNVNFYDLSILLASHSDTLKELYINGLNDVNCPLFIYSTYNIIFEFFSKEVLFNNLSFNYVTKKDLQKIQKYISSQRKVPKKEKKKEKCEKCDEKVGSQVNEKCEHEEKKILSRTKTDVDIKLFESNKLPMGVKSSLDNQLTMGTQCSVDSQFSIDTQFSLDTQFSTDSQTSIYNKNTSVENKSYNSRQIYNEKELSLENLHIKEHLDVQEKNDKFGKVTYTNTKEYHRKISSKKIKNFTINKEKNNNNEDDNNNNNNNVVCKEKKNLIIKLFDKFVKNEKKKKNLPITNKNKLHILCEHISIVYNCNKKCFEKIKNYKQETNLSPYVNNLINLKILNLSGIQTYDMIKMFIPINMPSLNILNIYSYDYFFYFYNMLISFFSYGNGQEIFTRYINVKKIEEDEKEKNYHIKKKKNILLEYNKRMYEVIKLMDQQLKHTCNSASSFQKIFEDEAINNYELHIKNNDKKVFITPSYVDYIYVNHINAPIYYADGNYIKYDTDDERATCSIERSPSWSCVRSIESYDDNRKGADITKMYDRKLKGEGKLKGDSKLKGDNKLIGDNKLIGDDKLIGDNKLIGDNKLKGYNKLIGNNKLIGDDKLIGDNKLIGDNKLIGDNKLIGAKNAYDNYHFQGSEEQKSSVQNNKKKMKKLKRGGYIWPIENHKYKKNVSVEILYLFKNILENEEKKGRKNIICLLNNLNLEHFSLFNYSLSSPFLWLLLLIKNRNLKTFCILDICLSHLLCALTFLEAYLKQNLFNFQGMMRRRRKRMGSIYFKFNDHDEIKFINEMYSKLINEMNQKRDIRGTDQIHHNNIQNNDINTYNMYINKIHINNNNNNLTNTNTNTCNTHEQNKDNYQANRKKKSKILHIVIYVYNNTKENKQFIKYIRKISRSLWRCNYVVYYSIHYYKYKYFNKYIDIDNLYRDYIMNILLNNHRLNRYMDESKMLTY, encoded by the exons ATGAACACTAAAAATGACTGTGCCCTTCTCCATATTTgtgatgatatatttttgaacctaataaaatatttctccATAAATGAAACTATAAAATTGAAACTtgtgaataaaaatatttatgaatatttaaaagatgaaaagGTATACCAATTGAATACATGTttgaatttaaataattatataaaatttgtaaAGTTTGTAAAGTCTGAAAAATTCAGTGCTTTTCTCTTGTCAATTCtgaatgatgaaaaaaatatatatgacagTCCTTACTATG TTAAGAGGAATGCTCAATATGGCATCAACAAAAAACAGCTAGTTCCAAAAGGAAAAGGATTtctacaaaaaataattttgaaaGGAGAATTTTTAAGAAATGTCAATTTTTACGACTTAAGTATTTTACTAGCTAGCCATTCAGATACTTTAAAAGAATTGTATATTAATGGATTAAACGATGTCAATTGTCCtctctttatatattcaacttataatataatttttgagTTTTTTTCGAAAGAAGTTCTTTTTAATAACCTATCTTTTAATTATGTAACAAAAAAGGATTTgcaaaaaattcaaaaatatatctcAAGTCAACGAAAGGTAcccaaaaaggaaaaaaaaaaagaaaaatgtgaAAAATGTGATGAGAAAGTAGGAAGTCAGGTGAACGAAAAATGTGAAcatgaggaaaaaaaaattttaagtaGAACAAAAACGGATgtagatataaaattatttgaaaGTAATAAATTACCAATGGGTGTTAAATCATCATTAGATAATCAATTGACCATGGGTACTCAATGTTCTGTTGATAGTCAATTTTCTATAGATACGCAATTTTCTTTAGATACACAATTTTCTACAGATTCTCAAACatccatatataataaaaatacaagtgtcgaaaataaatcatataattcaagacagatatataatgaaaaagaattGTCCCTAGAAAATCTTCATATAAAAGAACATTTAGATGtgcaagaaaaaaatgacaaaTTTGGTAAGGTTACATATACAAATACAAAAGAATACCATAGAAAAATAAGCtccaaaaaaattaagaattttactattaataaggaaaaaaataataacaatgaagatgataataataataataataataatgtagtatgtaaagaaaagaaaaacttaataataaaattattcgacaaatttgtaaaaaatgaaaaaaaaaaaaaaaaccttcCTATAactaataaaaacaaattacatattttatgtgAACATATAAGTATAGTTTATAATTGTAATAAGAAatgttttgaaaaaataaaaaattataaacaaGAAACAAATTTAAGTCcttatgtaaataatttaataaatttgaaaattttaaatttatcaGGTATTCAAACTTATGATATGATTAAAATGTTTATTCCAATAAATATGCCATCtctgaatattttaaatatttattcatatgattattttttttatttttataatatgctcatatcatttttttcatatggaAATGGACAAGAAATTTTTACACGATATattaatgtaaaaaaaattgaagaagatgaaaaagaaaaaaattatcatataaaaaaaaaaaaaaatatattactagaatataataaaagaatgtatgaagtaataaaattaatggaTCAACAATTAAAACACACATGTAATAGTGCTTCAtcttttcaaaaaatatttgaagaTGAAGcaattaataattatgaactccatataaaaaataatgacaaGAAGGTATTCATAACTCCTTCATATgtagattatatatatgtaaaccATATAAATGCCCCAATATATTATGCGGAtggaaattatataaaatacgaTACAGACGATGAGAGGGCAACATGTAGTATTGAGCGATCACCAAGTTGGTCATGCGTTCGAAGTATCGAAAGTTATGATGACAACAGAAAAGGAGCTGATATCACAAAAATGTATGACAGAAAATTGAAAGGTGAAGGTAAATTGAAAGGTGACAGTAAATTAAAAGGTGACAATAAATTAATAGGTGACAATAAATTAATAGGTGACGATAAATTAATAGGTGACAATAAATTAATAGGTGACAATAAATTAAAAGGTTACAATAAATTAATAGGTAACAATAAATTAATAGGTGACGATAAATTAATAGGTGACAATAAATTAATAGGTGACAATAAATTAATAGGTGACAATAAATTAATAGGTGCTAAAAATGCTTACGATAATTATCATTTCCAGGGATCGGAAGAACAAAAATCTTCtgttcaaaataataaaaagaaaatgaaaaaattaaaaagaggAGGATATATTTGGCCAATAGaaaatcataaatataaaaagaatgtgAGTGTAGAAATTTTGTAtcttttcaaaaatattttagaaaatgaagaaaaaaaaggaagaaaaaatattatttgtttattgaataatttaaatttagaacatttttctttatttaattatagtTTGAGTAGTCCTTTTTTATGGTTACttctattaataaaaaatagaaatttaaaaacattttgtattttaGATATATGTTTATCTCATCTACTATGTGCACTGACATTCCTAGAAGCTTATCTTAAACAAAATTTGTTTAATTTTCAAGGAATGAtgagaagaagaagaaaaagaatgggcagcatttattttaaatttaatgatCATGAcgaaattaaatttattaacgAAATGTATTCAAAATTGATTAATGAGATGAATCAAAAAAGGGATATACGTGGAACTGATCAaattcatcataataatatccaGAATAATGATatcaatacatataatatgtatataaataaaatacatattaataataataataacaacttAACCAATACAAATACAAATACTTGTAACACacatgaacaaaataaagataattacCAAGCAAacagaaaaaagaaaagtaaaATACTTCATATcgttatttatgtttataataatacgaaagaaaataaacaatttattaaatatataagaaaaatatcaCGATCCTTATGGAGATGTAACTATGTTGTATATTATTcaatacattattataaatataaatattttaataagtaTATTGACATAGATAATTTATATAGAGattatattatgaacatTCTCTTAAATAACCATAGGTTAAATAGATACATGGATGAAAGTAAAATgttaacatattaa
- a CDS encoding nucleotidyltransferase, putative, giving the protein MKTPFKNNYMNACFRKTHPSIIKNNLSEKIEQKKKYFCNILLKITQKKEHQPFQTNLDKENIYDTKIRNNKINYKNKTLNNLIHNVKKIATYNCKRYSTDHNILISDKNIKDNNKIKLTNSFLNQTNLKHEIVDVHKKLTENCFIDKQKEEIFLLLKSAIKPNLKGKIYFIGSCENNIWIKNSDIDCCIVVENCEDKNSYLYILKVIKSAINLIYPSLTINIIKASVPIAKIYKEETNICDISINNTVAIVNTKFVSSICNIDERVTIINRIIKYWAKQKNINNRSQGTFSSYALFLLTYYFFQNINNPLLPSYKSIERENAESFDINSEYFFLQDHVEMPFYTNIEDIRNKFPNLQKNKEDVSKLLYGFFEFYSNDICKNGITLDIYNNQIIENKDMTANIYCPITKKIVNTYSINTWKKMFEKFQAAYDKLKNGDSLNIICEETKDNTPNRKMDLKDHLLRRKIFQNLFLH; this is encoded by the exons atgaaaacacCTTTTAAAAATAACTATATGAATGCGTGTTTTCGAAAAACGCATCCttcaataataaaaaataatcttTCAGAAAAAATTGaacaaaagaagaaatatttttgcaacatattattaaaaatcaCACAGAAAAAGGAACATCAACCTTTTCAAACAAATttagataaagaaaatatatatgacacAAAAATTAGAAACAATAAAatcaattataaaaataaaacgtTAAACAATCTAATTcataatgtaaaaaaaattgcAACATATAATTGTAAACGTTATTCAACTGATcataatattcttatatcAGACAAAAACattaaagataataataaaattaaattaaccAATAGTTTTTTAAATCAAACAAATTTAAAACATGAAATTGTAGATGTTCATAAAAAGTTAACCGAAAATTGTTTTATAGACaaacaaaaagaagaaattttcttattattgaAAAGTGCAATCAAACCAAACTTGAAAGGgaaaatttatttcattGGATCatgtgaaaataatatttg gATAAAAAATTCAGATATTGATTGTTGTATAGTAGTGGAGAATTGTGAAGATAAGAATTCTTACctatacatattaaaagtTATTAAGAGTgcaattaatttaatatatccatCATtaactataaatataattaaggCTTCTGTTCCAATagcaaaaatatataaagaagaaaCTAACATCTGTGATATcagtataaataatactgTAGCAATAGTTAATACAAAATTTGTGTCATCTATTTGTAATATAGATGAGAGGGTTACTATTATAaatagaataataaaatattgggctaagcaaaaaaatattaacaacag GTCCCAAGGAACATTCAGTTCATACgccttatttttattaacatattatttttttcaaaatataaataatcccTTATTACCATCATATAA GTCTATTGAAAGGGAGAATGCAGAGTCGTTTGACATTAACAGtgaat ATTTCTTTCTGCAAGACCATGTAGAAATGCCTTTTTACACAAACATaga GGACATAAGAAATAAATTTCCGAACCTCCAGAAGAACAAAGAAGATGTTTCAAAATTGTTGTACGGCTTTTTTGAG ttTTATTCTAATGATATTTGTAAAAATGGAATAACtcttgatatatataataatcaaattattgaaaataaagatatgaCAGCCAATATTTACTGCcctataacaaaaaaaattgtaaataCTTACAGTATTAATACATGGAAAAAAATGTTTGAAAAGTTTCAAGCAGcatatgataaattaaaaaat ggCGATAGTTTAAATATCATTTGCGAAGAAACAAAAGATAACACACCTAACAGAAAAATGGATCTTAAag aTCATTTGttaagaagaaaaatttttcaaaatttgTTTTTACATTGA